A single Sphingomonas sp. IW22 DNA region contains:
- a CDS encoding SDR family oxidoreductase yields MDTNSLFRLDGRVALVTGGSRGIGRMIAQGFVGMGARVYISSRKADACHATAEALGDSAIPLPADVSTVEGCRALAASIAQREEALDILVNNAGAAWGEPFEIFPETGWDKVMDLNVKSPFFLTQSLHALLKASGRADRPAKVINITSIDGQRLNGWDTYSYHASKSALIYLTKRMAARLIRDHINVTSIAPGAFASDMNKAARDHGDDVAKAIPAGRIGVYEDMAAAAIYLAARAGDYVVGDTITVDGGLVNASLGRSIDA; encoded by the coding sequence GGGGGATCGCGGGGCATCGGACGGATGATCGCGCAAGGGTTCGTCGGCATGGGCGCGCGCGTCTATATCAGTTCGCGAAAGGCCGATGCCTGCCACGCCACCGCAGAGGCGCTGGGCGACAGTGCCATCCCCCTGCCCGCCGATGTTTCGACGGTTGAGGGGTGCCGCGCGCTTGCCGCCTCGATCGCACAGCGCGAAGAGGCACTGGACATCCTGGTCAACAATGCGGGCGCGGCCTGGGGCGAGCCGTTCGAGATCTTTCCGGAAACTGGCTGGGACAAGGTCATGGACCTGAACGTCAAATCTCCCTTCTTCCTGACCCAGTCGCTGCACGCGCTGCTAAAGGCCAGCGGCCGTGCGGACCGCCCGGCAAAGGTAATCAACATCACCTCGATCGACGGTCAGCGGCTGAACGGGTGGGATACATATAGCTATCATGCGTCGAAATCGGCGCTGATCTATTTGACCAAGCGCATGGCCGCGCGGCTGATCCGCGATCATATCAACGTCACTTCGATCGCGCCCGGCGCCTTTGCCAGCGACATGAACAAGGCCGCGCGCGACCATGGCGACGACGTGGCAAAGGCGATCCCCGCGGGCCGGATCGGCGTGTATGAGGATATGGCGGCGGCCGCCATCTACCTCGCCGCCCGCGCAGGCGATTATGTGGTGGGCGACACGATCACCGTCGACGGTGGGTTGGTGAACGCTTCGCTGGGCCGCAGCATCGACGCTTGA